One Streptomyces mobaraensis NBRC 13819 = DSM 40847 DNA segment encodes these proteins:
- a CDS encoding methylmalonyl-CoA mutase — MAQEPETTRSTESGLGVRPVYGPEALEGWDPAARLGEPGAYPFTRGIHPTMYTGRPWTMRQYAGFGTAAESNARYRQLIAHGGHGLSVAFDLPTQMGHDSDAPEARGEVGKVGVAVDSVEDMRVLFDGIPLDRVSTSMTINAPAALLLLMYQIVAEEQGVPADRLTGTVQNDVLKEYIARGTYIFPPAPTLRLTSDIFRYCHTAIPRWNTISISGYHMAEAGASPAQEIAFTLTNGIEYVRTAVAAGMDVDDFAPRLSFFFVARTTLLEEIAKFRAARRIWAGVMRDRFGARNPRSLMLRFHTQTAGVQLTAQQPELNLVRVTVQALAAVLGGTQSLHTNSYDEAIALPTDKAARLALRTQQVLAHETDVTATVDPFAGSYAVESLTDDLEQAVLDLMTRIDDLGGAVSAIERGFQKAEIERNAYRIARETDDGDRVVVGVNRFRLDEEEPYEPLRVDPAIEARQCERLAALRADRDRRAVDGALARLREAASGTSENVLPPMKEALRARATVGEVCGALREVWGSHVPDESF; from the coding sequence ATGGCACAGGAGCCGGAAACCACCCGGAGCACCGAGTCGGGCCTCGGCGTCCGGCCCGTCTACGGGCCCGAGGCCCTCGAGGGCTGGGACCCCGCGGCCCGGCTCGGCGAACCCGGCGCGTACCCCTTCACCCGCGGCATCCACCCCACCATGTACACCGGGCGGCCCTGGACCATGCGGCAGTACGCGGGGTTCGGCACCGCGGCCGAGTCCAACGCCCGCTACCGGCAGCTCATCGCCCACGGCGGCCACGGCCTGTCCGTCGCCTTCGACCTGCCCACCCAGATGGGTCACGACTCCGACGCGCCCGAGGCCCGGGGCGAGGTCGGCAAGGTCGGCGTCGCCGTGGACTCCGTCGAGGACATGCGCGTCCTCTTCGACGGCATCCCCCTGGACCGGGTCTCCACCTCCATGACCATCAACGCCCCGGCTGCCCTGCTGCTGCTGATGTACCAAATCGTGGCCGAGGAACAGGGCGTGCCCGCGGACCGGCTGACCGGGACCGTCCAGAACGACGTCCTCAAGGAGTACATCGCCCGGGGCACCTACATCTTCCCGCCCGCCCCCACCTTGCGTCTCACCTCCGACATCTTCCGCTACTGCCACACCGCGATCCCCCGGTGGAACACCATCTCCATCTCCGGCTACCACATGGCCGAGGCAGGCGCCTCACCCGCGCAGGAGATCGCCTTCACGCTGACCAACGGCATCGAGTACGTCCGCACCGCCGTCGCCGCCGGTATGGACGTCGACGACTTCGCCCCCCGGCTCTCCTTTTTCTTCGTCGCCCGCACCACCCTCCTCGAAGAGATCGCCAAGTTCCGCGCGGCCCGCCGGATCTGGGCCGGTGTGATGCGCGACCGGTTCGGCGCCCGCAACCCCCGCTCGCTGATGCTGCGGTTCCACACCCAGACGGCCGGCGTCCAACTCACCGCCCAGCAGCCGGAGCTGAACCTGGTCCGGGTGACCGTCCAGGCCCTCGCGGCCGTCCTCGGCGGCACCCAGTCCCTGCACACCAACTCCTACGACGAGGCCATCGCCCTCCCCACCGACAAGGCCGCCCGCCTCGCCCTGCGCACCCAGCAGGTCCTCGCCCACGAGACGGACGTGACCGCGACGGTCGACCCGTTCGCCGGCTCGTACGCCGTCGAGTCCCTCACCGACGACCTGGAACAGGCCGTCCTCGACCTGATGACCCGGATCGACGACCTGGGCGGCGCGGTGTCCGCCATCGAACGCGGCTTCCAGAAGGCCGAGATCGAACGCAACGCCTACCGCATCGCCAGGGAGACCGACGACGGCGACCGCGTGGTCGTCGGCGTCAACCGCTTCCGGCTCGACGAGGAGGAGCCGTACGAACCCCTCCGCGTCGACCCCGCCATCGAGGCCCGGCAGTGCGAACGGCTCGCCGCCCTGCGCGCGGACCGCGACCGGCGGGCGGTGGACGGCGCCCTCGCCCGGCTGCGGGAGGCGGCCTCCGGCACGTCGGAGAACGTCCTCCCCCCGATGAAGGAGGCCCTGCGCGCCCGCGCCACGGTAGGCGAGGTGTGCGGGGCACTCCGTGAGGTCTGGGGTTCCCACGTGCCCGACGAGAGTTTCTGA
- a CDS encoding RNA polymerase sigma factor, with translation MQGDDAELTVAVRAAQSGDETAFRAVYRSVQPRLLGYVRTLVGETDAEDVASETWLQIARDLDRFTGDADRFRGWAARIARNRALDHIRMRGRRPVIGGDDSELAGRAGDADTAGEALESLGTARVLSLVARLPQDQAEAVVLRVVVGLDAATAAEVLGKRPGAVRTAAHRGLRRLAGMMNGTDLTGREGGAGGTGGGGEGGVGVNGQPGSEGIPGQRRSPTGPGPSRGVTRSGARTQKDM, from the coding sequence GTGCAGGGGGATGACGCTGAGCTGACCGTCGCGGTACGCGCGGCGCAGAGCGGGGACGAGACGGCCTTCCGCGCGGTCTACCGGTCCGTCCAGCCCCGCCTGCTCGGGTACGTGCGCACGCTCGTCGGCGAGACCGACGCCGAGGACGTGGCATCCGAGACCTGGCTCCAAATCGCCCGCGACCTCGACCGGTTCACCGGCGACGCCGACCGCTTCCGCGGCTGGGCCGCCCGTATCGCCCGCAACCGCGCCCTCGACCACATACGGATGCGCGGCCGGCGGCCCGTGATCGGCGGCGACGACAGCGAACTCGCCGGCCGCGCCGGGGACGCCGACACCGCGGGCGAGGCGCTGGAATCCCTGGGGACCGCACGGGTCCTCTCGCTCGTCGCCCGGCTGCCCCAGGATCAGGCGGAGGCCGTGGTCCTCCGCGTGGTCGTCGGCCTCGACGCCGCCACGGCCGCGGAGGTGCTGGGCAAGCGGCCCGGCGCCGTCCGCACGGCGGCCCACCGCGGCCTCCGCAGACTCGCCGGGATGATGAACGGAACGGACCTGACGGGACGGGAAGGAGGGGCCGGAGGGACGGGAGGGGGCGGAGAGGGGGGAGTCGGGGTGAACGGACAGCCGGGGTCGGAGGGCATCCCCGGACAGCGCAGATCACCCACCGGTCCGGGACCTTCCCGCGGTGTGACGCGATCGGGCGCGCGGACGCAGAAGGACATGTGA
- a CDS encoding alpha/beta hydrolase, which translates to MKKRARSGLLLALSVSAVAATLSAVPAQAAGSSSPELRWRPCAQEGGPDRQECAELSVPLDYGDPEGPRTRLGVSRVPSDRPEARRGTLIVIPGGPGGSGTQRLAQKGKALQKELGGAYDLVALDPRGIGGSDRTGCGLSDEDRDLVNLRPWPGPDGDIADSVRRARRVADACAREGGPLLRSMSTANEARDIDSFRSALGEEKLSAFATSYGTYVAAQYAQKYPDRTDRWVLDSNGDPDPERVARGWSANLSPAMEQRFPDFARWAADPAREKDGPEGGGGLRLARRAEDVRPMVVALAERLDRHPKPTTTPGRPLTGNRLRQALQLAMYGDTVFAGTARLIKDAGDPRATPALPAALAGSVPEHEAAVTVSTICNDVRWPRRSLPATARDVAADRARYPLTGGMPVGVFPCAFWKWAPAEEPARITSDGPSNVLMIQNLRDPATPYFGALKMREALGRRARMISVDSGGHGAYLGTGNACGDRKVTDFLRTGERPEKDVLCAR; encoded by the coding sequence ATGAAGAAGCGTGCCCGCTCGGGCCTCCTCCTCGCCCTGTCCGTTTCCGCCGTAGCCGCCACCCTGTCGGCCGTGCCCGCGCAGGCGGCCGGCTCTTCGTCTCCGGAGCTCCGCTGGAGACCCTGCGCGCAGGAGGGCGGGCCGGACCGGCAGGAGTGCGCCGAGCTCTCCGTGCCGCTCGACTACGGTGATCCGGAGGGGCCCCGCACCCGGCTCGGGGTGTCCCGGGTGCCGAGCGACCGGCCCGAGGCCCGGCGGGGCACGCTGATCGTCATTCCGGGCGGGCCCGGCGGTTCGGGGACGCAGCGGCTGGCCCAGAAGGGGAAGGCGCTGCAGAAGGAGCTGGGAGGCGCCTACGACCTGGTCGCCCTGGACCCGCGGGGGATCGGCGGCAGCGACCGCACCGGCTGCGGCCTGAGCGACGAGGACCGGGATCTCGTCAACCTCCGCCCGTGGCCCGGGCCGGATGGCGACATCGCGGACAGCGTGCGCCGCGCCCGCCGCGTCGCCGACGCCTGCGCCCGCGAGGGCGGCCCGCTGCTGCGCAGCATGAGCACGGCCAACGAGGCCCGCGACATCGACTCCTTCCGCTCGGCGCTGGGCGAGGAGAAGCTCTCCGCGTTCGCGACGTCGTACGGCACCTACGTCGCCGCGCAGTACGCGCAGAAGTACCCGGACCGCACCGACCGCTGGGTGCTCGACAGCAACGGCGACCCCGACCCGGAACGGGTGGCGCGCGGCTGGTCGGCGAACCTGTCGCCGGCCATGGAGCAGCGGTTCCCCGACTTCGCCCGGTGGGCCGCCGACCCGGCCCGTGAGAAGGACGGCCCCGAGGGCGGGGGCGGGCTCCGCCTCGCCCGGCGCGCCGAGGACGTCCGCCCGATGGTCGTCGCCCTGGCGGAGCGGCTCGACCGCCACCCGAAGCCGACGACGACGCCCGGCAGACCGCTCACCGGCAACCGGCTGCGGCAGGCCCTGCAACTGGCGATGTACGGCGACACGGTCTTCGCCGGCACCGCGCGGCTGATCAAGGACGCCGGTGACCCGCGGGCGACGCCGGCCCTGCCGGCCGCGCTGGCCGGTTCCGTGCCCGAGCACGAGGCGGCCGTGACGGTCTCGACCATATGCAACGATGTCCGCTGGCCGCGGCGTTCGCTGCCGGCGACCGCGCGGGACGTGGCCGCCGACCGCGCGCGGTACCCGCTCACCGGAGGCATGCCGGTCGGTGTCTTCCCGTGCGCCTTCTGGAAGTGGGCCCCCGCCGAGGAACCCGCCCGGATCACCTCCGACGGACCGTCGAACGTCCTGATGATCCAGAACCTGCGCGACCCCGCGACACCGTACTTCGGAGCGCTGAAGATGCGGGAGGCGCTGGGGCGGCGGGCCCGGATGATATCGGTGGACAGCGGGGGGCACGGTGCGTACCTGGGCACCGGGAACGCCTGCGGGGACCGGAAGGTCACCGACTTCCTCCGCACCGGGGAGCGCCCCGAGAAGGATGTGCTCTGCGCCCGCTGA
- a CDS encoding DUF4328 domain-containing protein, translating into MTPAAQVPSATPQPSATPLPPVTPLPSDGGTPFATGAPGPEPLGGVDLRRGVRISLTTVLTLALLGLLLLAAARFQQRGALGDVLAEGAVLGDETADKANQADTFFASVSLVAAVLGLGTAGLWAVWFRRVRLNAEALAPGTHRFGSGWAAGAWFTPVVNLWFPKQIANDIYRASAPAGPQGAPKGLLNAWWVSGLVAGALTGASAFGYALTEAKMRRDFRLERFDAWEADVRNLRTLAGASAFGYLLCAVAGALALLVVRQLTRMQEERALERMGFEGFAGAGGPYTAGGPYPVADPYAASGPYAAPWPYPPPHSTPAPYGDPGVYGTPGVPGAPSPGPYPAAGPYASYPPPGQGPLPGAPVGPYGPSYGPSYGAPNGSPYGPPPGAGSSVPNPYNGEPDGGPAH; encoded by the coding sequence ATGACGCCCGCCGCTCAGGTGCCGTCTGCCACTCCGCAGCCGTCTGCCACGCCGCTGCCGCCCGTCACTCCGCTGCCGTCCGACGGGGGAACGCCGTTCGCCACCGGGGCGCCCGGGCCCGAGCCGCTCGGCGGGGTCGATCTGCGCCGCGGGGTACGGATCTCGCTCACCACCGTCCTGACCCTGGCGCTGCTCGGCCTGCTGCTGCTCGCCGCCGCCCGGTTCCAGCAGCGCGGCGCGCTCGGCGACGTGCTGGCGGAGGGCGCGGTGCTCGGCGACGAGACGGCCGACAAGGCGAACCAGGCGGACACCTTCTTCGCGTCGGTCTCCCTGGTGGCCGCCGTGCTCGGGCTGGGCACGGCCGGGCTGTGGGCGGTCTGGTTCCGGCGGGTGCGGCTCAACGCCGAGGCGCTCGCGCCCGGTACGCACCGCTTCGGGAGCGGCTGGGCGGCGGGTGCCTGGTTCACCCCGGTGGTCAACCTGTGGTTCCCCAAGCAGATCGCCAACGACATCTACCGCGCGTCCGCCCCCGCCGGCCCGCAGGGTGCTCCGAAGGGGCTGCTCAACGCGTGGTGGGTGAGCGGGCTCGTGGCCGGTGCCCTCACGGGGGCGAGCGCTTTCGGCTACGCGCTGACCGAGGCGAAGATGCGCCGCGACTTCCGGCTCGAGCGGTTCGACGCCTGGGAGGCCGACGTCCGCAACCTGAGGACGCTGGCCGGAGCGAGTGCCTTCGGGTACCTGCTGTGTGCCGTCGCGGGCGCACTGGCGCTGCTGGTGGTGCGGCAGTTGACGCGGATGCAGGAGGAACGGGCGCTGGAGCGGATGGGGTTCGAGGGTTTCGCCGGTGCCGGTGGCCCGTACACGGCCGGTGGTCCGTACCCGGTCGCCGACCCGTATGCGGCCTCCGGTCCGTACGCCGCGCCTTGGCCGTACCCCCCGCCTCACTCAACTCCCGCGCCCTACGGTGATCCTGGTGTGTACGGGACGCCTGGTGTGCCCGGGGCGCCATCGCCCGGTCCTTATCCGGCCGCCGGGCCGTACGCTTCCTACCCGCCCCCGGGCCAGGGCCCGTTGCCCGGGGCGCCGGTCGGCCCGTACGGTCCTTCGTACGGGCCGTCGTACGGCGCGCCGAACGGTTCGCCGTACGGTCCTCCGCCCGGCGCGGGCAGTTCCGTGCCGAACCCCTACAACGGTGAGCCCGACGGCGGACCCGCGCATTAA
- a CDS encoding amidase, whose translation MARYGSCESNGAVGLGRALAQGEVSARELAQEALRRIEVTQGTLNAFRWVRGEDALRDADAADRRLRAGERGALLGVPVAVKDDMDMAGLPTAFGCPGDFPVKRADSEAVRRLRAAGAVIVGKTNTPELGQWPVTEGPAFGVTRNPWNTAYTPGGSSGGSAAAVAAGIVPAALGSDGAGSVRIPAAWTHLVGIKPQRGRISAWPEREAFRGLTCGGVLARTVADAALLLAAASGSHAGDLHRPAAVDVVAALERTPRRLRIALSLRPAFAAVRHRLDPRVRAATLRTAERLEALGHEVVPEEPRFGPVGLTFVPRSMSGVREWAGRVPERRLLDGRTHLNARGGLVLGGAVLRAARAAEAPLRGRMNALFGRYDALLTPTTAAPPLPVGALDGLSGRETNSLMITACPYAWPWNVLGWPAVNVPAGFTENGLPLGSQLLGPAGAEPLLVSLAAQLEEEERWFERRPVADWGVGRAVA comes from the coding sequence GTGGCGCGCTACGGGAGCTGTGAGTCGAACGGGGCTGTGGGGTTGGGGCGTGCGTTGGCGCAAGGTGAGGTGTCGGCACGGGAGTTGGCACAAGAGGCGCTGCGACGGATAGAAGTGACGCAAGGGACGCTGAACGCCTTCCGGTGGGTGCGTGGCGAGGATGCCCTGCGCGACGCCGACGCGGCCGACCGGCGGCTGCGGGCGGGGGAGCGGGGAGCGCTGCTCGGTGTGCCCGTGGCCGTCAAGGACGACATGGACATGGCCGGTCTGCCCACCGCCTTCGGCTGCCCCGGTGACTTCCCGGTGAAGCGGGCCGACAGTGAGGCCGTGCGCCGGCTCCGCGCCGCCGGGGCCGTGATCGTCGGGAAGACCAACACGCCCGAGCTGGGGCAGTGGCCGGTGACCGAGGGGCCCGCGTTCGGGGTGACACGGAACCCGTGGAACACCGCGTACACCCCCGGCGGTTCGTCCGGCGGCTCGGCGGCGGCCGTCGCCGCCGGGATCGTTCCCGCGGCCCTCGGCTCGGACGGCGCCGGATCCGTCCGCATTCCGGCCGCCTGGACCCACCTGGTCGGGATCAAACCGCAGCGGGGACGGATCTCCGCGTGGCCGGAGCGCGAGGCGTTCCGCGGGCTGACCTGCGGCGGAGTGCTGGCACGGACGGTCGCCGACGCGGCGCTGCTGCTGGCCGCCGCGAGCGGCTCGCACGCCGGCGACCTGCACCGGCCCGCGGCGGTCGACGTCGTGGCCGCCCTGGAGCGCACCCCGCGGCGACTGCGGATCGCCCTCTCGCTGCGGCCGGCGTTCGCCGCGGTACGGCACCGGCTCGACCCTCGGGTGCGGGCCGCGACCCTGCGGACGGCGGAGCGGCTGGAGGCGCTGGGGCATGAAGTGGTGCCCGAGGAACCGCGGTTCGGGCCGGTGGGGCTGACGTTCGTCCCCCGGTCCATGTCCGGGGTGCGCGAGTGGGCGGGCAGGGTGCCCGAACGGCGGCTGCTCGACGGGCGGACGCACCTCAACGCGCGCGGCGGACTGGTGCTCGGCGGCGCCGTCCTGCGCGCGGCGCGCGCGGCGGAAGCACCCCTGCGGGGGCGGATGAACGCCCTGTTCGGCCGCTACGACGCACTGCTCACGCCGACCACGGCCGCGCCGCCGCTGCCCGTCGGGGCGCTGGACGGGCTCTCCGGCCGGGAGACGAACTCCCTGATGATCACGGCGTGTCCGTACGCCTGGCCGTGGAACGTCCTGGGCTGGCCCGCCGTGAACGTCCCCGCCGGGTTCACCGAGAACGGCCTGCCGCTCGGCTCGCAACTGCTGGGCCCGGCCGGCGCCGAGCCGCTGCTGGTCTCCCTCGCCGCGCAACTGGAAGAGGAGGAGCGGTGGTTCGAGCGCCGGCCGGTCGCCGACTGGGGCGTGGGGCGGGCCGTGGCGTAG
- a CDS encoding glycosyltransferase: MKIEFLLHNAYGIGGTIRSTVNLATALADRHEVRIISVNRPVDEPELTIDPRVRLTPLVDMREGTDGDEYGAPLNQRPSEIFRDERIDNGRMAATALTDERVAAHLAATDADVVIATRPKLIGYLARYGSDRYLRLGQEHLTHEAHVPELHAVMDPAIAALDAFVTVSEADAGHYRDALPADRRARVLSVPNAVPAPAAAPSDGTSKIIVSAGRLVGVKRYDRLINAFAKIADERPDWQLRIYGRGTSKAKLRRQIEEMGLYERITLMGARSPIETEWAKGAVAAVASDAESFGMTIVEAMHAGLPVIATDCPYGPREILNDGTDGILVPLSPQSEADSVDAYAEALLKLTGDDGLRARLGAAARAAAHRYEPDAIARRYEQLFEELRPGSTAPAKKGGLLRGLFGGGRKQQSAPAAPAPTETANPEARCAVAADGSLVFRVRAAQLTADDSHLLLRHRGSKGKEAVRVPLRRTPGADWAEARVERAAHTLPEGRWDSYAERKADKSRRRLTAVLVEQQALLGLGLQTGPSGVAPWIPYETSDGFLAVRTWLRERHAEVTDARVGSAEEGVVTLTVAAHGVELRDGAELIARLRGGDGEVADVRAPLEGGTGRLPYEPMWRRRGEEQDLWDLYVRPAAGAAPVRLGRLTGDFADRKGVDTFPAADRDGVRLRPFFTVTNDLTISVKDIAGEE, from the coding sequence TGCTGCACAATGCGTACGGCATCGGCGGAACCATCCGTTCGACCGTCAACCTCGCCACCGCCCTCGCCGACCGGCACGAGGTCCGCATCATCAGCGTCAACCGGCCCGTGGACGAGCCCGAGCTCACGATCGACCCGCGCGTCCGGCTGACCCCCCTCGTCGACATGCGCGAGGGCACCGACGGCGACGAGTACGGGGCGCCCCTCAACCAGCGGCCCAGCGAGATCTTCCGCGACGAGCGCATCGACAACGGCCGGATGGCCGCCACCGCCCTCACCGACGAGCGCGTCGCCGCCCACCTCGCGGCCACCGACGCGGACGTCGTGATCGCCACCCGCCCCAAGCTCATCGGCTACCTCGCCCGTTACGGCAGCGACCGCTACCTCCGCCTCGGCCAGGAGCACCTCACCCACGAGGCCCACGTCCCCGAGCTGCACGCCGTCATGGACCCGGCCATCGCCGCCCTCGACGCCTTCGTCACCGTCTCCGAGGCCGACGCCGGCCACTACCGCGACGCCCTGCCCGCCGACCGCCGCGCGCGGGTGCTGTCCGTCCCCAACGCCGTCCCCGCCCCCGCCGCCGCGCCCTCCGACGGCACCTCGAAGATCATCGTCTCGGCCGGGCGGCTCGTCGGCGTCAAACGCTACGACCGGCTCATCAACGCCTTCGCGAAGATCGCCGACGAGCGCCCCGACTGGCAGCTCCGCATCTACGGCCGCGGCACCTCCAAGGCCAAGCTGCGCCGCCAGATCGAGGAGATGGGCCTCTACGAGCGGATCACCCTCATGGGCGCCCGCTCGCCCATCGAGACCGAGTGGGCCAAGGGCGCCGTCGCCGCCGTCGCCTCCGACGCCGAGTCCTTCGGCATGACCATCGTCGAGGCCATGCACGCCGGACTCCCGGTGATCGCCACCGACTGCCCGTACGGCCCCCGCGAGATCCTCAACGACGGCACCGACGGCATCCTCGTCCCGCTCTCCCCGCAGAGCGAGGCCGACAGCGTCGACGCCTACGCGGAGGCGCTGCTCAAGCTCACCGGCGACGACGGACTCCGCGCCCGGCTCGGCGCCGCGGCCCGCGCCGCCGCCCACCGCTACGAACCCGACGCCATCGCCCGCCGCTACGAGCAGCTCTTCGAGGAACTCCGCCCCGGCTCGACCGCCCCCGCGAAGAAGGGCGGCCTGCTGCGCGGCCTGTTCGGCGGCGGCCGCAAGCAGCAGTCCGCCCCCGCCGCCCCCGCGCCCACCGAGACGGCCAACCCGGAGGCGCGCTGCGCCGTGGCCGCCGACGGCTCCCTCGTCTTCCGGGTGCGCGCCGCGCAGCTCACCGCCGACGACTCCCACCTGCTGCTCCGGCACCGCGGCAGCAAGGGCAAGGAGGCCGTCCGCGTCCCGCTGCGGCGCACCCCGGGCGCCGACTGGGCCGAGGCCCGCGTCGAGCGCGCCGCGCACACCCTGCCCGAGGGCCGCTGGGACAGCTACGCCGAGCGCAAGGCCGACAAGTCGCGGCGCCGGCTGACCGCCGTCCTCGTCGAGCAGCAGGCCCTGCTCGGGCTGGGGCTTCAGACCGGTCCGTCCGGCGTCGCGCCCTGGATCCCGTACGAGACCAGCGACGGCTTCCTGGCCGTCCGCACCTGGCTGCGGGAGCGGCACGCCGAGGTGACGGACGCCCGGGTGGGCTCCGCCGAGGAAGGCGTGGTCACCCTCACGGTCGCCGCTCATGGCGTCGAGCTGCGCGACGGCGCCGAGCTGATCGCCCGGCTGCGCGGCGGCGACGGCGAGGTGGCCGACGTCCGCGCGCCGCTGGAGGGCGGCACGGGCCGGCTGCCGTACGAGCCGATGTGGCGGCGCCGGGGCGAGGAGCAGGACCTGTGGGACCTGTACGTACGCCCCGCCGCGGGCGCCGCTCCGGTCCGGCTCGGCCGGCTGACCGGCGACTTCGCGGACCGCAAGGGCGTCGACACCTTCCCCGCGGCGGACCGGGACGGGGTGCGGCTGCGGCCCTTCTTCACGGTGACGAACGACCTGACGATCTCGGTCAAGGACATCGCCGGGGAGGAGTGA